In Nymphaea colorata isolate Beijing-Zhang1983 chromosome 5, ASM883128v2, whole genome shotgun sequence, one genomic interval encodes:
- the LOC116254687 gene encoding uncharacterized protein LOC116254687: MEGGDEAEIYEGMRAHFPLSFGKQAKQQVSLEAVHSATRRPQQQQQQTTSSSFSGSKGWLHDLRSSNSRDAEKTSPSGAGNFKSNGAVGRCHSEDARDTEPGEEEAAQILAGNGPEAGGGDDDDGMMIGPPRPPPAATDSEESDSDVEGDNLYRIPMSNEIVLKGHTRVVAALAVDHTGSRVLSGSYDYSVRMYDFQGMNSRLASFRQLEPFEGHQVRSLSWSPTSDRFLCVTGSAQAKIFDRDGLTLGEFVRGDMYLRDLKNTKGHISGLTCGEWHPKEKQTILTSSEDGSLRIWDVTDFKSQKQVIKPKLARPGRVPVTTCVWGREGKCITGGIGDGSIQIWNLKPGWGSRPDMHVENAHDDDITGLKFSSDGQMLLSRSMDGTLKVWDLRESKKPLHVFEELPNHYSQTNVEFSPDEQLIFTGTSIEKDGNTGSMLCFYDTKRLELVSKVGISPTCSIVRCAWHSRLNQVFATVGDKKQGGTHILYDPTISERGALVCVARAPRKKSVDDFEAKPVIHNPHALPLFRDQPSRKRQREKVLKDPMKSHKPDLPVTGPGFGGRVGSTKGSLLTQYLLKEGGLIKETWMEEDPREAILRYADVAAKDPKFIAPAYAQTQPEPLFAKSDSEEEEEGK, from the exons ATGGAGGGAGGAGACGAGGCAGAGATATACGAGGGGATGAGGGCTCACTTTCCCCTCTCCTTCGGCAAGCAGGCCAAGCAGCAGGTCTCCCTCGAGGCCGTCCACTCCGCCACCCGCCGCccccagcagcagcagcagcagacgacttcctcctccttttccggCTCCAAGGGTTGGCTCCACGACCTCCGAAGCTCAAATTCTCGTGACGCCGAAAAAACTAGCCCTAGTGGCGCCGGAAACTTTAAATCTAATGGCGCGGTCGGCCGTTGTCACTCGGAAGATGCCCGAGATACGGAGCCTGGCGAGGAGGAGGCTGCGCAGATCCTTGCCGGGAACGGGCCTGAAGCTGGTGGCGGGGATGATGACGACGGGATGATGATCGGACCTCCGAGACCGCCTCCTGCCGCGACGGACTCAGAGGAGAGTGATTCGGATGTAGAAGGGGACAACCTGTATAGGATTCCCATGAGTAACGAGATCGTTTTGAAGGGGCACACTAGG GTTGTTGCAGCACTCGCGGTTGATCATACTGGATCAAGAGTTCTGTCTGGTAGCTACGACTATAGTGTTCGTATGTATGATTTCCAAGGGATGAACTCCAGACTGGCATCGTTTAGGCAGCTGGAGCCATTTGAAGGTCACCAAGTACGCAGTCTAAGCTGGAGTCCAACATCAGATCGGTTTCTCTGTGTAACTGGTTCTGCTCAGGCCAAG ATTTTTGATCGCGACGGACTTACGCTGGGTGAGTTTGTAAGAGGGGACATGTATCTCCGCGACTTGAAGAACACTAAAGGCCATATATCAGGTTTAACTTGTGGAGAGTGGCATCCCAAAGAAAAACAGACAATCTTAACATCTTCTGAGGATGGATCTCTACGTATTTGGGATGTGACTGACTTTAAAAGTCAAAAGCAG GTTATCAAACCTAAACTTGCAAGGCCAGGAAGAGTTCCAGTTACTACATGTGTATGGGGCCGTGAAGGCAAATGTATTACTGGTGGAATTGGGGATGGTTCCATACAG ATATGGAATCTTAAGCCTGGTTGGGGGAGTAGGCCAGACATGCATGTTGAGAATGCTCATGATGATGATATTACAGGACTTAAATTCTCTTCAGATGGACAAATGCTTCTTTCAAGAAGCATGGATGGTACCTTAAAG GTTTGGGATTTGCGGGAAAGTAAGAAGCCTCTCCATGTTTTTGAAGAATTGCCAAATCATTATTCTCAGACGAATGTTGAATTCAGTCCTGATGAGCAGCTAATTTTCACGGGGACTTCCAtagaaaaagatggaaataCTGGAAGCATGTTATGCTTTTATGACACAAAAAggttggagcttgtttcaaaaGTTGGAATATCTCCAACGTGCAGTATTGTGCGTTGTGCATGGCATTCAAGGCTTAATCAG GTTTTTGCCACTGTTGGCGACAAAAAACAAGGTGGGACACATATTCTCTATGATCCAACCATTAGCGAAAGGGGAGCCCTAGTTTGTGTTGCACGTGCACCTAGGAAGAAGTCCGTTGATGACTTTGAAGCCAAGCCTGTCATACACAATCCACATGCTCTACCCTTGTTCCGGGACCAGCCAAGTCGTAAACGGCAGCGCGAGAAGGTATTGAAGGACCCAATGAAATCACATAAACCAGACCTACCTGTCACTGGTCCAGGTTTTGGTGGGAGAGTTGGTTCAACTAAAGGGAGCTTATTGACACAATATCTTCTCAAG GAAGGAGGACTCATTAAGGAAACATGGATGGAGGAAGATCCAAGAGAGGCTATTCTCAGATATGCAGATGTTGCAGCAAAAGATCCCAAGTTTATAGCACCAGCATATGCTCAAACTCAGCCGGAGCCACTATTTGCAAAGTCAGATtccgaagaggaagaagaaggcaaaTAA
- the LOC116254688 gene encoding protein ROOT INITIATION DEFECTIVE 3 isoform X1: protein MQTGGDRALVSPTIHRFLLPKTVRIRSKLRFLQAAVTRPLYNTTSKMYSRDLNIATLGANEIIIAASDIDSEMCCWDLLSGAVRFRLRPCASSPHAIACVGGCFFAASQVRKAASSSVFYWPWNKSQAETRSFVEPIKPLSSNDDGTYIIGGGRSGAIYLWEVATGRLLRRWAAHFKEVTCLIFSDDGSLIISGSEDGSVKVWSILRLLDDGGNLQHEHPYEHRFHGHTLPVTDVVSGYGGCNAIIISSSDDCTCKVWSLSLGVLLRTISFPDKVAAVALEPGEYAFYAACNDANIYIGALNCGNSTDSIYGKDIIGMLSDHSEAVTCLALSIDGVTLVSGSKDKTVRVWNTITRQVLRILKHDKGPISNILVMKQPSSLGSSWLPNSRSLPPPLHRHITPEVGHPDDGHETNPLVSLQHQYAKSLDGQLFTSSHLIKNQVKELEKRDSLAKVKSEMGKLKSDHSRSLQALKRWKNVYEDLHSFCINELIDSCKETSNEEITTERTVLEEMNKS, encoded by the exons ATGCAGACTGGCGGCGACCGTGCGCTTGTGTCGCCGACCATCCACCGGTTTCTGCTTCCGAAAACAGTGAG AATTAGGTCGAAGCTGCGATTCCTGCAGGCTGCAGTAACTCGTCCTCTATAT AATACCACCTCCAAAATGTACAGCCGAGACCTCAATATCGCCACCTTGGGCGCCAACGAGATCATAATCGCTGCTTCAGATATAGACTCAGAGATGTGCTGCTGGGACCTCTTGTCGGGTGCCGTCCGCTTCCGTCTTCGGCCATGCGCTTCCTCTCCCCATGCCATCGCTTGTGTTGGGGGTTGCTTTTTCGCAGCCTCGCAGGTTCGAAAGGCTGCTAGCAGTTCCGTCTTCTATTGGCCCTGGAACAAG TCTCAAGCAGAAACTAGGAGCTTTGTCGAACCAATCAAACCTCTTTCTTCCAATGATGATGGCACGTATATAATTGGTGGAGGGCGTTCTGGAGCCATTTACCTGTGGGAG GTTGCAACTGGCAGACTTCTTAGAAGGTGGGCAGCTCATTTTAAAGAAGTTACTTGTTTGATTTTTTCGGATGATGGATCACTCATCATTTCTGGCTCTGAAGATGGATCAGTGAAAGTATGGTCAATATTAAG GTTATTGGATGATGGTGGTAACCTGCAACATGAACACCCATATGAGCATAGGTTTCATGGACATACTTTGCCTGTTACTGACGTAGTTTCTGGTTATGGGGGATGTAATGCCATAATTATTTCTTCTTCAGATGACTGTACTTGCAAG GTCTGGAGCTTATCACTGGGAGTTCTATTGAGGACCATTTCCTTCCCAGATAAAGTTGCAGCAGTAGCGTTGGAGCCTGGAGAATATGCATTTTATGCTGCTTGCAATGATGCAAACATCTATATTGGTGCACTTAACTGCGGGAATAGCACTGATAGCATTTACGGGAAGGATATTATTGGCATGTTGTCTGATCACAG TGAAGCTGTTACATGCTTGGCATTGAGCATAGATGGAGTTACCTTGGTTTCAGGATCAAAGGATAAAACTGTTCGTGTATGGAACACCATAACTCGGCAGGTTCTTCGCATTCTTAAACATGATAAAG GCCCAATTAGCAACATTCTTGTGATGAAACAACCAAGCTCATTGGGCAGTTCTTGGCTTCCAAACAGTCGATCCTTACCCCCACCACTGCATAGACACATAACACCTGAGGTGGGGCACCCTGATGATGGCCACGAAACCAACCCTCTTGTTTCACTGCAGCATCAGTATGCCAAGTCACTGGATGGCCAACTTTTCACTAGCTCTCATTTGATAAAGAATCAAGTTAAAGAACTTGAG AAACGGGATTCGTTGGCCAAAGTTAAAAGTGAAATGGGGAAGCTCAAGTCAGACCACAGCAGATCCCTGCAGGCGCTTAAAAGATGGAAAAATGTGTACGAAGATTTGCATAGTTTTTGCATAAATGAGTTAATCGATTCCTGCAAAGAAACAAGCAATGAAGAGATTACTACTGAAAGGACGGTTTTGGAAGAAATGAATAAGTCTTAG
- the LOC116254539 gene encoding uncharacterized protein LOC116254539, with protein sequence MASSDGEFVWLPSMKVWAFSPSAAAAASAPSSSHNPKVSPVRGELVDPPIERLEEAIREKSCPICLGRVEERRAAVVRGCLHAFCVGCIRRWSEFRRSCPLCNREFDRWFRDIKVSEHVFEEEKLPALPEKKDKAVVRGERSEIASRRLLNEARHRIRSVNQRSRPLPWRRSFERSRNTVLSERQRLEEAQLVRERALRWRSSIYKQGLKSIPTHVHSKHSPELGTSLNAVRVKRNLESWIARELKAILGDSDPSVLVHFVTSLWLSACQGHNTSLRGHVEGICIDKLRPFLHEQADLFWHELRCFAESPLAMAAYDSVVEYRRS encoded by the exons atggcGTCCTCCGACGGGGAGTTCGTCTGGCTTCCTTCGATGAAGGTATGGGCGTTCTCGCCGTCGGCCGCAGCCGCGGCCTCCGCCCCGTCCTCGTCCCACAACCCCAAGGTGTCGCCCGTCAGAGGAGAACTGGTCGATCCTCCGATTGAGCGGCTGGAGGAAGCAATCCGAGAAAAATCTTGCCCCATCTGCCTCGGCCGCGTCGAGGAGCGGAGAGCAGCCGTTGTCCGCGGATGTCTCCACGCTTTCTGCGTCGGATGCATCCGCAGATGGAGCGAGTTCCGCCGGAGCTGTCCGCTCTGTAATCGGGAGTTCGATCGGTGGTTTCGGGACATCAAGGTATCGGAGCATGTATTCGAGGAAGAGAAACTCCCGGCTCTCCCGGAGAAGAAAGATAAAGCCGTGGTTAGGGGCGAAAGAAGCGAAATCGCGTCGCGAAG GCTGTTAAATGAAGCTAGACACCGTATTCGTAGTGTTAATCAGCGTTCCAGACCTTTGCCGTGGCGCAGATCTTTTGAGAGATCTCGAAACACAGTGTTATCAGAGAGGCAGAGGCTTGAAGAAGCACAACTAGTTAGGGAAAGAGCTCTTCGTTGGCGTTCTAG CATCTATAAGCAGGGACTAAAGTCCATTCCCACTCACGTCCACTCAAAACATTCTCCTGAGCTG GGTACATCACTAAATGCTGTAAGAGTGAAGCGGAATCTCGAATCTTGGATAGCAAGGGAATTGAAGGCTATTCTTGGAGATTCAGATCCATCAGTTTTAGTTCATTTTGTCACTTCATTGTGGTTGTCAGCCTGCCAAGGACACAACACCTCCCTGCGGGGTCATGTCGAAGGCATTTGTATTGACAAATTGAGACCATTCTTGCATGAACAGGCAGATTTGTTCTGGCATGAGCTAAG GTGCTTTGCGGAGAGTCCACTTGCGATGGCAGCATATGATTCAGTAGTTGAGTACAGACGATCATAA
- the LOC116254689 gene encoding glutaredoxin-C1-like, which translates to MERVVALARANAVVMFSKSSCCMCHAVKRFFCDLGVNIVVHELDEDPRGKEMEKALARLIGRGPAVPAVFIGGRLVGPTDKVMADHLNGTLVPQLREAGALWL; encoded by the coding sequence ATGGAGAGGGTGGTGGCACTGGCAAGGGCAAATGCAGTGGTGATGTTCAGCAAGAGCTCATGCTGCATGTGCCATGCTGTGAAGAGGTTCTTCTGTGATCTTGGGGTGAACATAGTTGTGCATGAGCTTGACGAGGACCCAAGGGGGAAGGAGATGGAAAAGGCGCTTGCAAGGCTGATTGGCCGGGGACCGGCTGTCCCGGCCGTCTTCATCGGTGGCCGGCTGGTCGGTCCGACTGACAAGGTCATGGCTGACCATCTCAATGGCACCTTGGTCCCTCAGCTCAGGGAAGCTGGGGCCCTCTGGCTGTGA
- the LOC116254688 gene encoding protein ROOT INITIATION DEFECTIVE 3 isoform X2 translates to MYSRDLNIATLGANEIIIAASDIDSEMCCWDLLSGAVRFRLRPCASSPHAIACVGGCFFAASQVRKAASSSVFYWPWNKSQAETRSFVEPIKPLSSNDDGTYIIGGGRSGAIYLWEVATGRLLRRWAAHFKEVTCLIFSDDGSLIISGSEDGSVKVWSILRLLDDGGNLQHEHPYEHRFHGHTLPVTDVVSGYGGCNAIIISSSDDCTCKVWSLSLGVLLRTISFPDKVAAVALEPGEYAFYAACNDANIYIGALNCGNSTDSIYGKDIIGMLSDHSEAVTCLALSIDGVTLVSGSKDKTVRVWNTITRQVLRILKHDKGPISNILVMKQPSSLGSSWLPNSRSLPPPLHRHITPEVGHPDDGHETNPLVSLQHQYAKSLDGQLFTSSHLIKNQVKELEKRDSLAKVKSEMGKLKSDHSRSLQALKRWKNVYEDLHSFCINELIDSCKETSNEEITTERTVLEEMNKS, encoded by the exons ATGTACAGCCGAGACCTCAATATCGCCACCTTGGGCGCCAACGAGATCATAATCGCTGCTTCAGATATAGACTCAGAGATGTGCTGCTGGGACCTCTTGTCGGGTGCCGTCCGCTTCCGTCTTCGGCCATGCGCTTCCTCTCCCCATGCCATCGCTTGTGTTGGGGGTTGCTTTTTCGCAGCCTCGCAGGTTCGAAAGGCTGCTAGCAGTTCCGTCTTCTATTGGCCCTGGAACAAG TCTCAAGCAGAAACTAGGAGCTTTGTCGAACCAATCAAACCTCTTTCTTCCAATGATGATGGCACGTATATAATTGGTGGAGGGCGTTCTGGAGCCATTTACCTGTGGGAG GTTGCAACTGGCAGACTTCTTAGAAGGTGGGCAGCTCATTTTAAAGAAGTTACTTGTTTGATTTTTTCGGATGATGGATCACTCATCATTTCTGGCTCTGAAGATGGATCAGTGAAAGTATGGTCAATATTAAG GTTATTGGATGATGGTGGTAACCTGCAACATGAACACCCATATGAGCATAGGTTTCATGGACATACTTTGCCTGTTACTGACGTAGTTTCTGGTTATGGGGGATGTAATGCCATAATTATTTCTTCTTCAGATGACTGTACTTGCAAG GTCTGGAGCTTATCACTGGGAGTTCTATTGAGGACCATTTCCTTCCCAGATAAAGTTGCAGCAGTAGCGTTGGAGCCTGGAGAATATGCATTTTATGCTGCTTGCAATGATGCAAACATCTATATTGGTGCACTTAACTGCGGGAATAGCACTGATAGCATTTACGGGAAGGATATTATTGGCATGTTGTCTGATCACAG TGAAGCTGTTACATGCTTGGCATTGAGCATAGATGGAGTTACCTTGGTTTCAGGATCAAAGGATAAAACTGTTCGTGTATGGAACACCATAACTCGGCAGGTTCTTCGCATTCTTAAACATGATAAAG GCCCAATTAGCAACATTCTTGTGATGAAACAACCAAGCTCATTGGGCAGTTCTTGGCTTCCAAACAGTCGATCCTTACCCCCACCACTGCATAGACACATAACACCTGAGGTGGGGCACCCTGATGATGGCCACGAAACCAACCCTCTTGTTTCACTGCAGCATCAGTATGCCAAGTCACTGGATGGCCAACTTTTCACTAGCTCTCATTTGATAAAGAATCAAGTTAAAGAACTTGAG AAACGGGATTCGTTGGCCAAAGTTAAAAGTGAAATGGGGAAGCTCAAGTCAGACCACAGCAGATCCCTGCAGGCGCTTAAAAGATGGAAAAATGTGTACGAAGATTTGCATAGTTTTTGCATAAATGAGTTAATCGATTCCTGCAAAGAAACAAGCAATGAAGAGATTACTACTGAAAGGACGGTTTTGGAAGAAATGAATAAGTCTTAG